The genomic segment GATGTGAACGCGTTCTGGTGCAGGCCCAGTGGGCACTCCTGGCGGCGGCGGCCCTGGGGGCACTCGCCATTCCGCTGCTGGAGGGGATGGCCCAGGTGCTGCTGCTGCTGTTCAGCACCCTGCTGGTGGGGATCGCCGGCGCCTTTGAACTGACGGCACGCAACAAGTACTGCTCACTGCTGGTGGATGAACCGGAACAGCTGGCGGGCTATCTGGCCAGCTTTTCGGTGGTGTTCAACGTGGGAAAACTGGTGGGTCCGCCCATTGGGGGCTGGCTGGTGGCCATCGCAGGGCCAGCCTGGGCCCTGGGGATCGATGCCGCTAGCTATCTGCTGCCGATTGCCAGCGTGATGTTCCTGCTCCAGCCGCGGAGGGATCTGGAACAACGCAGCGATGGCAAGGGTGGAGCCACCCTGCTGACGGCCTGGCGGGACTGCGGCGGCACCCTGCGAGGCGTGCTGACGCTGACCGCAGTGCTGTGCGTGGTGAATTTCTTCCATCCAGGCCTGGCACCCCTGATCGCTGAACAGGTTCTGGGACCCGACCCCCGGGATCTGGGACTGTTCACCAGCGTGCTCGCCGCCGGCAGCATCGCCGGTGGCGTGGTGCTGCAGCGCAACAGTGCGCGATTGAGCAGCCGTCCCTTTCGCACCCTGGGGGGGTTCGCACTGATCACCGCCGTCGCCCAGCTGGGGATGGCCAGCACATCCTCGGTGGGGATCAGCCTCATGATGACCTTTCTGATCGGTGCAGGAACCGCCGGGTTGCTGAGCAGCTGCAATCTGATCACCCAGATCGGAGCACCTCAGGTGATGCGTGGACGCATGGCGGGCCTGAGCCAGATCGCCTTCCTCGGCGGCGGCGGCCTGAGCGGCCTGCTGGCAGCACTGCTGGTGATGGCCACGAGCCTGTCAAGCACCTTCGCGATCACCGGCGGGATCGGGGCCGTGCTCGGGTTTCTCTGGATTGTTCGACGGGGGAATCGCCGCCTGGAGCCAATCAGATCAGTTTGATTCCCTTGAGCAGTTTGGTGAGCACAAAAGCGCTGACCAGGCCTGCACCGACCAGTCCGAGGTAGATACCAACGCCCATGTGCGAGTAAGGAGGTGACCACCATTAGACCAGAGATCGAACTAGTGCCTGGAAGTTGCGCTTAAGGTTCGTTAATTCGTGTCACCTGTCTCACAGGTGGATGCAAGCCGGGCCGTCCGGACCGTCCAATCGCTTCCGTCCGCCGAGATGCGCACTCTTTTCATTTATCCCGAATTCCCGAAAACCTTCTGGAGTTACGAGAAGATCCTCGAACTGGTGAACCGCAAGGTTCTGCTCCCTCCCCTGGGAATGTGCACCGTGGCAGCGCTGCTGCCCCAGGACTGGGAAATGAAGCTCGTTGACCGCAATGTACGTGAGGTGACGGACGCGGAGTGGGACTGGGCGGAGATGGTGATCATCTCCGGGATGATCGTTCAGAAGGACGACATGGCCGTGCAGATCGGCCGGGCCAAGCAACGCGGCCTGCCCGTGGCCGTCGGGGGGCCTTTTGCCAGCTCCACACCGGATGCACCGGAACTCGACGAAGCGGATTTCAAAATCCTGGATGAAGGGGAAATCACCCTGCCGATGTTCCTCGAAGCACTCGAGCGCGGCGAAACCAGTGGACGATTCACTGCTGAAGGCGACAAGCCGGATGTGACGGCAACGCCGATCCCCCGTTTTGATCTGCTGCAGCTGGACGCCTACGACTCGATGAGCGTTCAGTTCTCACGGGGTTGCCCGTTCAACTGCGAGTTCTGCGACATCATCGTTCTCTACGGCCGCAAACCCCGCACCAAGACTCCCGAGCAGCTGATCGCCGAGTTGCAGTCGCTCTACGACCTGGGCTGGAGGCGCTCCATCTTCCTGGTGGATGACAACTTCATCGGCAACAAGCGCAACGCCAAGCTGCTGCTACCCCAGATCCGCACCTGGCAGGAGGAGCGTGGTTATCCGTTCAGCTTCGCGACGGAAGCCTCGGTGGACCTCGCCGATGACGAGGAGATGATGCGAATGATGCACGACGCCCGTTTTGAAAGCGTCTTCCTCGGCATCGAAACCCCCGACGAATCCAGCCTC from the Synechococcus sp. KORDI-100 genome contains:
- a CDS encoding MFS transporter; translated protein: MSAFPLRLEQQRRLFLVVSGMSTAGSFAGITAKGWILLHGSADPFVLALNFAALSLPSLLVSGPAGVRTDRLGCERVLVQAQWALLAAAALGALAIPLLEGMAQVLLLLFSTLLVGIAGAFELTARNKYCSLLVDEPEQLAGYLASFSVVFNVGKLVGPPIGGWLVAIAGPAWALGIDAASYLLPIASVMFLLQPRRDLEQRSDGKGGATLLTAWRDCGGTLRGVLTLTAVLCVVNFFHPGLAPLIAEQVLGPDPRDLGLFTSVLAAGSIAGGVVLQRNSARLSSRPFRTLGGFALITAVAQLGMASTSSVGISLMMTFLIGAGTAGLLSSCNLITQIGAPQVMRGRMAGLSQIAFLGGGGLSGLLAALLVMATSLSSTFAITGGIGAVLGFLWIVRRGNRRLEPIRSV
- a CDS encoding B12-binding domain-containing radical SAM protein, with translation MRTLFIYPEFPKTFWSYEKILELVNRKVLLPPLGMCTVAALLPQDWEMKLVDRNVREVTDAEWDWAEMVIISGMIVQKDDMAVQIGRAKQRGLPVAVGGPFASSTPDAPELDEADFKILDEGEITLPMFLEALERGETSGRFTAEGDKPDVTATPIPRFDLLQLDAYDSMSVQFSRGCPFNCEFCDIIVLYGRKPRTKTPEQLIAELQSLYDLGWRRSIFLVDDNFIGNKRNAKLLLPQIRTWQEERGYPFSFATEASVDLADDEEMMRMMHDARFESVFLGIETPDESSLETARKIQNTRNPLDAAVDRITANGIRVMAGFIIGFDGEKDGAGHRIVDFVTRTGIPAAMMGMLQALPKTALWARLEREGRLIQGEDAAKGVNQTNLLNFKPTRPIRDIANEYVEAFCALYEPNAYMDRVYSYYLKMGAPRWKAAAKLPTLTDIKALSIVIWRQGIKRDTRGRFWRYMVGMARQNPALLEQFLVVLAHNEHFLEYRSIVQREIREQLESLPPEEPTATKELQTA